The genomic interval ACGGTCTGAAATGGTCAATATGTGTCATGGTGCGCTTTGTCATATATGGCAACAGACTAGATATAAGCAGTCATCTTGAATGCCATCTGTTTTGATTGATGGCTATGCTGGGAAGCTGCAATAGATAGATGTCCTGATTTGCAGAGGTTTTATCCTACATAAATGATTGTTCAAAAGAAGATAGTGTAGCAGTTTTTACTTTGGTTTGTACAGTGTTATTTTCCAGAATCTTGTAGTACTGTCATCCTTAATACTGCTGTTTtgccacttttctttttattcctcaCTTTGTTCCTTCTTTGTTAGTTTGAAATTTGTTATTACAGAGTTTACTCTCCAGTACTCTTTATTCTACTCTGCACAAGTCTTATGcagcttataaaaataaatgttaagaaACAAAGGCTTTGTCATATTAAATCATAGTATCAACCTGAATGTTTAAATGCTGTGTGTCACTTCAGATATTATTATGAAAGAGAGTAACAATGAAAATGCTCTCTATtctaaattttgttttgaatatttcgCAGAGATCTGTATGTtgctagttttgtttttcaatattcCTTCTTAATTTTGAGAAATTGCCCAAAGATTTAGATGGTACTGGAAGAAGATCATACgttttttgtgcatgtttttGAGGCAGTACATATACAAATACTTCAAGAGGAGAATAATGGACTATTTTACTGAATATACTGTCTATAATTAACTGTTTGCctcaaaatgttattttcagctTCAGATACTTTGGAGGAGGTATGTAGTGTCTTACATGCAGGGCATAGGGTGTGGGATAAAACTTAGTCTGAGCAAGGATGATGCAGGGATGGAATGAGTGTTCTATGGAGATGTTATTCTAATGGAGTGACTCTAGTTTGTGAGCTAGTTAGTGCAAGAACTAGTGGGCCATTGGTTTAGGGTGCAAGTGTATAGCAGACAAAATCTTGTCGCACATTAGAGAGCAGACCTATGAGACTCATACATAGTTGGGGGACACCAAGTGCAGGAAAACTGTGTGTGTTGAAGGAAGAGCAAAGCTACTAGGAAGAGCAAAGCTACTAGGAAGAGCAAAGCTACTAGGAAGAGCAAAGCTACTAGGAAGAGCAAAGCTACTAGGAAGAGCAAAGCTACTAGGAAGAGCAAAGCTACTAGGAAGAGCAAAGCTACTAGGAAGAGCAAAGCTACTAGGAAGAGCAAAGCTACTAGGAAGAGCAAAGCTACTAGGAAGAGCAAAGCTACTAGGAAGAGCAAAGCTACTAGGAAGAGCAAAGCTACTAGGAAGAGCAAAGCTACTAGGAAGAGCAAAGCTACTAGGAAGAGCAAAGCTACTAGGAAGAGCAAAGCTACTAGGAAGAGCAAAGCTACTAGGAAGAGCAAAGCTACTAGGAAGAGCAAAGCTACTAGGAAGAGCAAAGCTACTAGGAAGAGCAAAGCTACTAGGAAGAGCAAAGCTACTAGGAAGAGCAAAGCTACTAGGAAGAGCAAAGCTACTAGGAAGAGCAAAGCTACTAGGAAGAGCAAAGCTACTAGGAAGAGCAAAGCTACTAGGAAGAGCAAAGCTACTAGGAAGAGCAAAGCTACTAGGAAGAGCAAAGCTACTAGGAAGAGCAAAGCTACTAGGAAGAGCAAAGCTACTAGGAAGAGCAAAGCTACTAGGAAGAGCAAAGCTACTAGGAAGAGCAAAGCTACTAGGAAGAGCAAAGCTACTAGGAAGAGCAAAGCTACTAGGAAGAAAGGTTCATTGTTGGTAAATACGGTAACCATACCTGGCCCAGGAAATCTCCTTACTGATACTTCAAGTCATTCAAAGACACACACCTCAATTCAGATTTTAAGAACTTCACATGTGGTTGATATTTGTTGGgcctgctttttctgttgttgttttcccccTACGGTGAAGGCCTTGctttttctaatattttgttAGGTACTTCCTTGTCAGTACAGTATGAATTCTTTTAACTCTTATACAGTGCTGgtctgatgtttttctttctctgttagCAACACATGCATCATTAAAGATTGtatcagaaatgtaaaaaataaataaataaaagaagcagCTCAGTTTTCTCTGTTAGTGTTTGATATGCAGTATTAATGGGGTAAGACCTTACagagaaagagattttaatAGTTGAAGACTTTACAGCTGCGTAAGGAATTCAGTCAGTTACCCACTTTGGAGAAGGACATAGGCAAATGCTATCCTCATATATGTTCTTAGAGTACGCTTCTGTTACTTCTGAAATAaggttttttcttcctaatgctAGATATTATGAGGAGAAATGTGCTTCATACATGGTTGTATTTGTGAAACAACTTAATGAAACTGAAGTACTGCATTCAAGTAGATGACAAGTGCTATCTGTTGTAGAGGGTATTTTGAAACAGGTGACATGGTTTATTAATTGGATGCTAACCCTGTCAGTGTGGGCTTGTCAAGTGAAACTTATCAATCAGTGTTTGcatgaggtttttttcctggcaggctttcaggtattttaaaaacagcaatacAAACACTGTATTGCTTATTGCATTGCAAGTGCCTATCTTGGAATTTGGTTCTAATCAGTAATCGGTATTGTAATTCTAGTGCTGCCTTCAATAGAGCCTTGAAATGCATATAATCTTGAGTTATATGCCTTTCATGAAATGAGTTAATATCTAATATTTAGGTCAGTGTTTCCAAATGTAATACTTCGTGCATTTGGCCAGTTTTTcattgtgttatttttgttgttgttttgtttgtttccatagaTAGATGGCACGTTGGAGAGAGATGCCTTGCACCTTGTCCTGCAAATGGAAAGCTTTCTGAAGGAATAATATCATCAATTGAAAAGGACAAGAATGGAAAATCATTTGCTGTTGTATCATTCTTGGGATCTGAAGATAAGAAAATACTAATATCTGAGCTCTGTAAAGTTGAAGCTGGTAGATGTTCCTGGAAGAGTGTGATATTTGATGACAGTGACCTGGAAAAGCCTTATTTTCCTAGCCAAAATGTTCCATCTTCAACAGTTGCTTTTAAGTTATCTGATGACGGTGATTTTATCCCATATACAATTAATAGATACCTGCGTGGTTATCAAAGGGAAGGAGCCCAGTTTCTCTACTGGCACTACGCTAATAAAAGGGGATGCATTCTTGGAGATGATATGGGCCTTGGAAAGACAGTAcaggtatttattttattataacaACATTGAGACAATagattcatttatttgctttttggcagcatgttttctgtgaagagtatttattttctaagttGACTTACTAAATAAAAGCCATATTGTAGAAggtttctctcccttttctaGCATGAAGATGGAGGAGGCAGAATGTGGCTGTTTGTAACAATACTTGAGAGGATGGAATCATTGCTGATTTAAGATAAGCTTCTGACACTCCACAAAACTGGGATGTGATTGTTTGTACTGTAAAGCTTGGTAGTTGTGGCAGTTAAGATTTTAATTAGTGTTTGTGTTATGTTGAATGTATTTTATGGATTGATACCCACACATGATGAAAGTAATTTGTTGCACTGGAGAATGCTACTAGTGCATACACCACTTAACaggttttaaaatgtctttttactcttttttcttgaaaatgagtAGTTTGACTGTACTTactagaaacagaaagaagatgcGTGTACTACCCCATCTGGAAAAAGTACTGAGGTGTTACataatatttttatcattattgaAAATGCAAACTCTGCTGATGAAGAGACAAAGAATggctgaatttttttcattatgctttGAATAACTGCAGCCCAATTGattcacttatttttctgaagtaaggctttttttacatttgaaataattttctttaatctgtTTGGCTTGAGTTAGCACCTTGAGTCCTATAACAAACAGTCCTTGTCCAACTCTCAAATGCAAGCTCATTTCTTTGCTGGTAAATACTGGCTGTAGCATGTCTTGTGCATCCTTTTAGGAGAATGTCAGCTGATAAGACTTCTTCTGTGCACAAATGCTTGTTCTTTAGCAAACTTTACAAGAGAAGTGAGTGAACTAAATTGGCAGAACTTGCCTGAATAGAGCATTTAGAGGAGTATTGTGCGTGTGtagagagctgctgctgatctGTTAACATATTTGTTATAACTAAACTAGTTCCATTTACCTCGTGTTTCACCTTATCTCAGATGCattccttgttcattgcagctGAGTAAATCAGTAATTACTCAAGAACTGCAAATATCCAACTTAGTATTGAAAGAAACCTTTGTataaggtaaaaaaaatcaggagaaaaacaagctgTCCTGCTTCCACCTCTTTTCTTGAATCTCATGGCTGATTCTGTGATGAACAGGTCATGTTTGTCACACAGTGGCAGTGTGTTCCTTTGTAGAATTTGCATTTTCATCATCATGTCAAGtttgtagaaagaaaatacagtttttgaaTACTGTCTTAAGTATTCCTTTCTGAAAGAGTATTTGCTTTTCTCAAGTGTAGTATGGGTAAGAGCTGAGAAGACATGAATAGGTGAGTTTGCTTGTTTCAGAGATTCCCTTGTGTGAAggaataaatattaattaaactTCATGGAGAACCAGCTAATTGATTTACAGTCTTTTagaaaattttgcttttgcttatCACTTGGCTGAATATTACGATTTCTAAACTACAGAGTGATGAGAATAAGAATCATTTCTAAATTACAAGGTATCTgagaaaaaggcttttcttcAAGATCGTATTGTAATGTACTTTCTACTcttgaaatttttgtttgtttgaatttgCTTTAGTGTGTGGCTGTTTCATTTTGAGTTGTAGTGAAGGTAAGTAGAATAATGTTATGTTGTAATAGGATTGCAGTAATTTAAGGCTTCTTGTCAATGACTTTAGATTGCCTCCtacttttatttgaaagagCCAAAAGTTTCTCATCAGAATTGCTCCTTTACAGCCTTCGTTGTTTTTACAAATTTGTGATGCAAATTCTTCCAAAAATGGAAGATCTGAAAAAAcaagtagattttattttttgtcctaTTGAGAGTAAGAATAAAATTCAGCTAAACAATGCTGAAGAAGCAACATGTACAAAACTTGCAGCAGCTTCCTAGTGTCTTAGCTTATATGAAATGGTATGAGAATTTGAGGGATAGAACATACAGAAAACCACATTAACTTATCCTACTGCTTCATCATGTAAGATTCATGTGTTTGTCATTTGTCTTTTCCAGGAAAACTGCAGTACATGCCttatctcttcctttctcctttatCTTCTATATTGTATTTTTGAGGGTTTTCCacttagaaaatgaaagtgcAGTATGGAGCAATGAAATGTTCTTATTGTGAACACAGGTTTCACAGTTAAAAATgagatcaattttttttaaaaaaactgaaatatgtgTATTAACAAATGAAATCCTATTCAGGATTTTGtctgaaatatgtattttcagagGGACTTACTCATTTTCTGTCGGTATTTTTGTACATAATTACTGAGagttgctttctttctgaaggtCATTTCATTTTTGGCTGCAGTGTTACGCAAAAAAGGAACACGTGAAGATATTGAAAACAACATGCCAGAATTTTTACAGAGGACAgtgaaaaaagaatcaaaatgtAACCCTAACAAGGTACAGCTTTTTACTGATAAAACATCAAGAATTTTGGTAAAAAGCAAtacttgttttgttgtttgtttgctagcTTTTGAAGTTAATATATACTGATTTTCAATGTTTGGTTAATTTAACATGAGAAGACAAATGCAACTCCTGGTTACCATTGGTATTTTATGTTATTGGAAATTTGAGTGGCAGAATGATTGTATGACtgtgaaaaaaattgttccttTGTAAATTCAggcaaagaggaaggaagagatgaaAGGATATCACTTAATGTGAAAAAACATGAGTGCTTCTGACTGGCTCTAACAGAAGAAGTAGTTTATTTCAAGGACAATTATGTATTGGAACAAGTAGCaaagagaggttgtggatctTCCATCCTTGAAGGATACTATAGACTTGAGTGAGAGAAGTTCTAACTGCTTAAATTCAGTGCTGCCCCTTCTTTGATTGGAAAGCTGGACTAGAAactgattttattattctgtgatAATATTGTACAGGTTGTCTTAaatttttaaaccttttttgATATCTTTTCTCATGCATTGACTAGATTTATGGCTCAGAGGAACTTCCttaccattattttttccatctctaaAACGTTGAATGGTGTAATAGATGTTATAATAAAGCAGTATGGTAGTATATGATGTCCTACTGCGGTTCACTAAAATACCAGTGTAACTTTGGATACTTTGTATAGCATTagtgtatttctttctgtagtaTTTACACACTCTGTAAACTCATTACTTctaaatttatataaatattcaGGTATTTTCTATGCTGTGCTTTGAAGCAACACAATTTAATAATTCAGACTATGGAGTAATAAGATAAATCTCAAGGTTATGACTTTTCACACTGAGAATTTCCACATTGATAAAGTGCTGAGCTGTAGATCTTCCAGTAAGACTGTAACAGctatttcatatatttcagattttcctcATAGTTGCCCCTCTTTCAGTGCTGTATAACTGGAAGGATGAGTTGGACACATGGGGGTACTTTAAGATCTCTGTCTTACATGGCAGTAAAAAGGAAGATGACTTGAATCGTATCAAGCAAGGGAAATGTGAAGTTGCCCTTACAACATATGAGACTCTTCGCCTGTATTTAGATGAACTTAACAAGTAAGTATTACTCATTGCATTGCGGAAGAGAACTATGTTtgttaatttattaatttattaaattcCTAAGTCCTAAAAATAAGTCCTCCTTTGTTTGTCCTATAGCTGccagtattttaaaacagaggAGCCCTTCCTTTTGTTAAGCTTAAGAATACTTAACCCTTCACTTAGCAAAAGAGAATCACTGGGACTGTTACATCTTGGAAATAGATAAAAGCTGCATGAACATTTCTGTTAGCTGGTAGAGGCAGAATGCAATAGCTAGTGTTGCCCTTGATCTTGCAGTGTTCCAGTGGTAGGTGATTGAAAAGGGTCATGAACCTCAAAAGAGTGTCTTACTGTTTTGAGTAGTCATCACCAGTAAAAGTCTGATCTCCAGCTCTCTTTGTGCTCATCTGAAAAAGAAGTGCAGATAGGAGACATTAAACAGCTGGTGGCTGGAAAAGAAGTGCATGTGCACAGCCTGTGTCATTGCAGCAGGACTTATGTGTGAATGAATGCACTGCTTCACTGTAAGGATTTAACAAACTCAATATGCAAAGCATTTATCCATATAGGCATACAGTGTTCATCGAACAGTCTTAAAGGCTGTGCATTTTGCTTAGATAGAGTGATGAGTAGGACTCAAACTGGTCtttaattgtaattaataattAGCAGATTTTAACAAGATCATAAACTCAGATTTGATTGAAAGTAATTAACAGGCATCATACGTGATTACCAGATCAGTTTTCAAAATAGTCATCTAAAATTCATGAAACCCAATCAggggagagattttttttctaaatgaaatgaaCTCGTTCTGAAATATTAGtgcatatcatagaatcacaaggttggaaatgacctacaagacaatctagtccaaccttctcctcatcaccattgccaccactagcactaaaccatatcacgcagcacgtcatccagatgcctcttgaacgctgccagggacggcaactccaccacctctctgggcagccattccagtgcctgaccactctctgagagaagtagttcttccttatgtctaaaatataaataaatataaataaaatataaatataaaatataaataaataaaaataaatataaagctGTCTCATAAATTTGTTTCTTCCTAGGGACTTAGTTATTTAAAATTCACAGAATACAGCTCATTTTTTCACGAAATTTGTACTTGATCTGCTTGCAAAGTATCTTTCAATCTCTACTTCTAACTATGATCCTCTTGGTTTCAAAATTGCAAAATATTAGAATACCTTCACAATATTGGAATCATACAGGTCTTGAAGTAATTGAGTAATGCTTTCAGATAGTAAACTACCATTAGAAATGCTTTCAGCATATTTTTATCTGGATGGATATTGTTAGGAAAtgcaaaacacagctgtgctAATCATGGTTCAGAAGCTCACATTAAGAGATTTATACTGTTATTCCAGATCTTACTTGTGAGTGGGATTAGTGCTGGTAAGATGTGTGtccagaaatgaaaagctgctttcttcacagaaaatatttgatgcAGTTGACAATAGTTCATCTATTTTATTGTGTAGCTTAGCCATTATAATTAAATTTACTAAGCAGGCAAAAAAGCGGGTAGTGCAATGTATATgaaataagaaagtaaaaataagtacttttttttgttgtaataATCAAGGCTGTACGTGTAACTGATGTCAGTTTTTGTGTATGTGAAGTGATAAGTAATTCCAATTAAGGgaggatattttttcttgctatgAAGTATAGAGTGGTCTGCTGTCATAGTGGATGAAGTACACAGAATCAAGAATCCGAAGTCTCAAATAACTCAAACTATGAAGTCCTTAAAATGCAGTGTTCGCATAGGCCTTACCGGAACCATTCTTCAAAACAATATGAAAGAACTTTGGTGTGTCATGGACTggtaaataaaatactttttttttttttttttcccttttgtttatCTTTGTTTACTAAGCATgccttcttcccctccctttctcctttccccccccccccccccatcccctctgCGCctcccacacacacaaaagaaaaggtcTGTTGCGTAACTTTGGACAACATTGtgcctttgttttctccagTATGTGCAGGTCATTCTGACTTTCTTGGAAGTAAAAATTTCTTGCTAGTCCAGAAACATTGATTGTAAGCCAAAACAATTCATAGTATGCTTTTAATCATTGGAAAAGCATAGGTAGCCTTGAAGATGTTGCAATTCCCTCATAACCAACCCCTAcccaatgtttttttttggttttttttttttttttttttgtttttttttttgttttttaattgtggttttttggtgtttttttgtttgtttgctgattttgtttcctttttatagGGCCCTACCAGGACTTTTGGGTGGTAGAATGCATTTCAAGAGGAAATTTTCTGATCCAGTGGAGCGTGGCCAGAGGCACACTGCAACTAAAAGAGAGCTAGCAACAGGTCGTAAGGCGATGGTGAAGCTGGCAAGAAAAATGTCTGGCTGGTTTCTGAGACGTACAAAAGTGCTTATCAGTGATCAGTTgccaaaaaaagaagacagagtAAGAGCGCCtttgtattttgaatatattatatctttttttgttgattttgttgttttttctctttcatcatACCTCTGCTAGTTTATGCTTTTCTCTTGGACTtacaaaattaaga from Lagopus muta isolate bLagMut1 chromosome Z, bLagMut1 primary, whole genome shotgun sequence carries:
- the ERCC6L2 gene encoding DNA excision repair protein ERCC-6-like 2 isoform X3, yielding MGDAWPDRWHVGERCLAPCPANGKLSEGIISSIEKDKNGKSFAVVSFLGSEDKKILISELCKVEAGRCSWKSVIFDDSDLEKPYFPSQNVPSSTVAFKLSDDGDFIPYTINRYLRGYQREGAQFLYWHYANKRGCILGDDMGLGKTVQVISFLAAVLRKKGTREDIENNMPEFLQRTVKKESKCNPNKIFLIVAPLSVLYNWKDELDTWGYFKISVLHGSKKEDDLNRIKQGKCEVALTTYETLRLYLDELNNIEWSAVIVDEVHRIKNPKSQITQTMKSLKCSVRIGLTGTILQNNMKELWCVMDWALPGLLGGRMHFKRKFSDPVERGQRHTATKRELATGRKAMVKLARKMSGWFLRRTKVLISDQLPKKEDRMVYCSLTEFQKAVYQAVLKTEDVNLILRAGEPCSCNSGHIRKNCCYKMNSHGETIKSLQFSYLTILQKVANHVALLQTDNTSKQQETHIKRVCNEVFSSFPDFMKLSKDAAFEVISDPKYSGKMKVLQQLLNHFWKKKDKVLLFSFSTKLLDVLEKYCMASGLDFRRLDGNTKSEDRIRIVREFNRVQEINICLVSTMAGGLGLNFVGANVVILFDPTWNPANDLQAIDRAYRIGQCKDVKVFRLISLGTVEEIMYLRQVYKQQLHCAVVGSENAKRYFEAVQGSKEHQGELFGIHNLFKLRAHGSCLTKDILEV